Genomic segment of Nocardiopsis mwathae:
GGTCGACCCGAGTCGGTTGACGTCCAGCACCTGCTCCCAGGCCACCGGCTCAGGTCCGGTCGCGTACCAGGTCGGTGAGGCGGGGCCGTCGCCGGGCGCGGCGCCGCTGTCCAGGAGCGTCCCGGACGCCAGCGCCAGCTCGATCTCGTTCAGGGTGGTGCGGTACACGCCGGTGACGGTGCCGGACCGGGTCGAACCCGCGCCGTCCTCCAGCTCGATGGGGTCGCCCGGTTCCACCTCCAGCCGCCGGGCCAGCCCCCGGTTCACCACGACCTCCCCCGGCCCGGCGGCCATGCGCCCCGCCTCCAGCCGGAACAGGCCCATCAGCGCGGGGGCGTCGAGGTCGGCCTCGGCCGCCTTCAGATGCTCCGTCCGCCGGTCGCCGATGCCCAGCGCGACCGACCCCTCGGCGGCCCGCGTCAGCTCCGTGCCGGCGGGCAGCGCGTCGAGCAACTCGTGCTCATAGTCGCTCGTGGACGCGCGATGGTCGGCGTCGTCGGCCCCGATCCACAGGTCCGCGCGCTCGTCCTGCATGACCTCACCGGGCATCCGCCAGGCGATCTTGGCCTGGGCGTTCTCGCCGAGCATCATGTCGTTGAAGGTCGCGGGCTCCGGGACGGCCGAGCGGAGCATGATGTCGGCGAGGGTGCCGCCGAACACCGTCAGCGTGATCATGGCGGCGATCAGGGCGGTGGTGCCGCGGTTGCGCAGGGCGTCGCGGCGCGCCGCGCGCAGACAGGCCCGCCACGGCGCCCACCGGGATCGCATCGCGCCGCTCACGGTTCGGGCTCCGAGCGCGGGGGCGGCGGCGCGCCCGGGGCGGTGAACAGCGCTTCGACGCCCATCCGGGGCCCGGTGGAGCCGGTGAGGCGGCCGTCCCGCAGGAAGACCGTGCGGTCGGCCCACGCCGCGTAGCGGGCGTCATGTGTGACCAGCACCCCCGCGCTTCCGGCGTCGATCCGCCCGCGCAGGACCTGCATCATCTCCTCGCCGGCGGCGGTATCCAACGCACCGGTGGGTTCATCGGCCAGCAGCAGGCGGCGCGGCCCGACCAGGGCGCGCGCGATCGCGGTGCGCTGCCGCTGCCCGCCGGACATCTCCTCGGGGAAGCGGTCGGCCAGGTCGCCGACGCCGACGCTGTCCAGCGCCGCCCTGGACTGTTCGGCGGCCCGTCGCGCCGGGACGCCGTCGAGCTCCAGCGGGAGTGCGGTGTTCTCCGCCGCGGTCAGCGACGGGACCAGGTTGAAGTCCTGGAACACATAGCCGACCAGGCGTCGCCGCAGGCGGGCACGGGACGTGGCGTCCATGCCGGTGAGTTCGCGGCCCATGACGCGGACACTCCCGGCGGTGGGGGTGTCGAGCCCTCCGGCCAGGTTGAGCAGGGTGGACTTGCCCGACCCGGACGGCCCCATCACCGCGACCAGCTCGCCGGCCCGCACCTGAAGGTCGACCGTGTCGAGCGCGATGACCCGCGTCGGACCGTCCCCGTGGATCCGGGTCGCGCCGGCCAGCTCCAGGACCGGCTCCTCGGCCCCGGTTCCGTCCGCGGGGCAGCCCCCGTCGGCAGCCGCGCTCACCGGTGCGTCCCGGGTTCGGAGGGCGCGTCCGCACCGTCCTCGGCGGACGCCCGCCGGGCGGCCTCCAGCGCGGCGCGCGCGACCCGCGCCTCCACGTGGTCGAGCCACTGGATCTCCGCCTGCGCGGCGAAGATCAGCGAGTCGAGGATCAGGTGCCAGGCGAGGTCGGCCGCTGCGCCGCGCCCTGCGCCCGGCGACCCGGGGGCGCCGTTCCGGGGCATCTTGAGCCGCGTGTAGTCCTGCAGGCAGCGCAGTGTCTCGGCGCGCTGCCGGTCGACGATGCCGCGCACGTCCACCCCCGGGGTGGTCACGGCGAGCGCCAGCTTGATGGCGAGCTCGTCGCGTGCGGGGGCCCCGCGCTGGACCGGGGTCTGCCACCACGCCGCGACCTCGCCGCGGCCCGACGCGGTCAGCTCGAACCGCTCGGGGTCCCCCTCCGCCCCGCCGGTCAGCGGCTCGACCAGCCCGTCGCGGTGCAGGCGCTGCAGTGTGGTGTAGGCCTGCCCGATGTTCAACGGCCACGTGCCCCCGGTCCGCGCCTCGAACTCCGCGCGCAACTGGTAGCCGTGCTTGGGGCCTTCGGCGAGCAAGGCCAGCAATCCCTGCCGGACGGACATGTCGACTCCTACTTACCGGGTAACTAGAAGCCGACGCTACTTACCCGGTAACCCCCCGTCCATCCCCCACCCGTGGCCGGACCCGGCCACCTACCTACAGAAATATCCACAGAACCCTGCGTGACGGCCGCGATGATCGCCAGCGTCCCGCGCATGGCTGTTCCTCCCCAGCACGAGGCGATGGTCCAGCTGTTCAAGGACTGTCCCGAGATGGCTCCCCGGATGCTCACCGACCTGCTCGGCGTCCAGGTCCCCCAGTACGACTGCGTGTCGCTGGAATGCGCCGACCTCACCGAGACCATCGCCGTGGAACGAAGAGCCGACGCCGTCGTCTCGCTGCGCGACAGCAGTCTGATCGCGCGCGTCCAGAGACACGAGCAGACCGAGATGTGCATCTCCGTCGAGGTCCAGCGCTCGTTCGAGAGAGTGAAGTTCCGGCGCTGGCTGGAGTACTCCGCCGTGCTCGGAACGCGCATGGACTGCCCGGCCGTGGTGATGGCGGTCTGCCCCGAATCAGAGGTCGCCCGGAAGTACGACGTGGACTTCCCGGCGGGGCCGCGCATCGACTACCACCCACTGGTGGTCGGTCCGGAGGTCGTCCCGGTCGTCACGGACCCGGCCTGGGTCGCCACCTCACCCGCCCTGGCCGTCCTCGTCGCGACCGTCCACGCGGAGGTCCCCGGCGTGATCGAGGCCCTGTGCGAGGGGCTGGGAAAGATCGATACGGACAAGGCCAAGGACTACACCCGATACACCCTGACCCTGCTCGACGGTGAAGACCGTCAGCGGATGGAGACCATCGCGAATGCTCAGACCATGGAATACCAGAGCGAATTCATCCAGAGCTGCGTCGACCAGGGTGTGAAGCAGGGCTTTCTCGAAGGTGAGATCCGCATGCTGCTCAGGATCATCGAACGTCGGGGGACCACCCTGAGCGATGAGCAGCGTGCGCGGATCAAGGACTGCGCTGACCCTGAGGCCGTCGAGCGGTGGGCTGATCGGGTCGTGGCCGCCGAGACCGCCGACGACATCTTCGGCTAGCCGGCGTCGACCGCAGCGGGCATCCGGACACAGGAAAGGGCCCGGCCGAGTGGCCGGGCCCTTGCGATGCCGGGATAACGGAAAGCTAGAAGTCGCCGAATCCGCCGAAGTCGCCGCCGTCGAATCCGCCGCCGCCGAAGTCGCCCCAGCCTTCGCCGTCGCCGAAGTCACCGTCCATGCCGCCTCCGGCGTCACCGGCACCGACGTCGGCCGGGGGTGCACCGAAGCCGCCGCCCATCATGGACCCCATCATCGAGCCCATCATCATGCCGGTGAACATGCCCATCATCATGTCCGAGCCGTGGTAGCCGCCCGCGTAGGGCGCGTAGGCCGGACCGGCGTCGTAGTACGGGCGGCGCTGGCCGTCGACCTCGACCATGCGCACGTCGGGGTCGAACCCGGCGAGGACCGCCTGCGCGCAGTTCGCACACGCCGTGACGGTCCGCGGGCTGCCGCCCGGCGGTGCCCACAGGACGTCCTGCTGCGAGGGGCCGTGCTGCGGGTTGAAGAAGCAGGGGCCGCGGCGCTCGGGCACCGGCTCGCCGTTCAGCCGCGCCCGGGTGGCCGTCATGTAGTACCGGCCGTCCTCCAGCGCCTTGGTGACGTGCTGGATCTCCTCCGGCCGCTGGATGGTGTCGAGCGTGTTCTTCGCCCGGTCGTAGGAGTCCATGGCGTGGGTGTAGTCGG
This window contains:
- a CDS encoding ATP-binding cassette domain-containing protein; this encodes MSAAADGGCPADGTGAEEPVLELAGATRIHGDGPTRVIALDTVDLQVRAGELVAVMGPSGSGKSTLLNLAGGLDTPTAGSVRVMGRELTGMDATSRARLRRRLVGYVFQDFNLVPSLTAAENTALPLELDGVPARRAAEQSRAALDSVGVGDLADRFPEEMSGGQRQRTAIARALVGPRRLLLADEPTGALDTAAGEEMMQVLRGRIDAGSAGVLVTHDARYAAWADRTVFLRDGRLTGSTGPRMGVEALFTAPGAPPPPRSEPEP
- a CDS encoding PadR family transcriptional regulator, giving the protein MSVRQGLLALLAEGPKHGYQLRAEFEARTGGTWPLNIGQAYTTLQRLHRDGLVEPLTGGAEGDPERFELTASGRGEVAAWWQTPVQRGAPARDELAIKLALAVTTPGVDVRGIVDRQRAETLRCLQDYTRLKMPRNGAPGSPGAGRGAAADLAWHLILDSLIFAAQAEIQWLDHVEARVARAALEAARRASAEDGADAPSEPGTHR